A single genomic interval of Nitratidesulfovibrio sp. SRB-5 harbors:
- a CDS encoding YcaO-like family protein, with the protein MPHSTKPAAPAALPTLHYRYAHTSTEATTGYFACEPPADMTFEQGLDRLEAAPLDEFLHSHLLRLAAVLSPERMSALLDSLDPAARPATAALLREACLLNPDLSGLLAAAPAPTPETLAAVEAATPHIALRWHAQPDRDLHRAWCEVFRDNMHNHRMLPQLEDMDIPPLYDPAEILDGPERPVVTAADIRALLSMEPPESAPWQRPPSHETASLALERLVENGIIAGVEMRHEASLSPIALLRRWNVDMTVRCGALDYTLKGEGTTYGRGLSLADARASYAMEMVERASSYVSVGEVDGIGGQFHVLDRATPQPLLRARLSELLADGREVLSPHAIPLEAPYQDQPLYWLAGHTPDDAGGSRPVLVPAQMAYLFCNLDEIALFSASGSTGLATGNIMAEAKVAALTEILERDAEATVPYDRSQCFRLVTDDARLQSLLDDYAGRGIHIQFQDLTTEFGVPCYKCFVVGPRGQVARGTGAGLSGRRAVLSAMTETPFAYPNGGPSGPGVRGLPERKLEDLPDLALESPQRNLALLETLFAVNRMAPVYVELTHADLEFPVVKALVPGLESTADFDAWSRMSRRLFRNYLRLRG; encoded by the coding sequence ATGCCCCACTCGACCAAGCCTGCGGCCCCCGCCGCCCTCCCCACCCTGCACTACCGCTACGCCCACACCTCCACCGAGGCCACCACGGGCTATTTCGCCTGCGAGCCCCCGGCAGACATGACCTTCGAGCAGGGCCTCGACCGACTGGAGGCCGCCCCCCTCGACGAATTCCTGCACAGCCATCTGCTGCGTCTTGCCGCCGTGTTATCCCCGGAACGCATGTCCGCCCTGCTGGACAGCCTTGACCCCGCCGCCCGTCCCGCCACCGCCGCCCTGCTGCGCGAGGCGTGCCTGCTGAACCCCGATCTTTCCGGCCTGCTTGCGGCGGCCCCGGCCCCCACGCCGGAAACCCTTGCCGCCGTCGAGGCCGCCACTCCGCACATCGCCCTGCGCTGGCACGCCCAGCCCGACCGCGACCTGCACCGCGCCTGGTGCGAGGTGTTCCGCGACAACATGCACAACCATCGCATGCTGCCACAGCTCGAAGACATGGACATCCCCCCGCTGTACGACCCGGCGGAAATTCTCGACGGACCGGAGCGTCCTGTGGTCACAGCCGCCGACATCCGCGCCCTGCTGTCCATGGAGCCCCCGGAATCCGCCCCCTGGCAGCGTCCTCCGTCGCACGAGACGGCATCCCTTGCGCTGGAGCGGCTGGTGGAAAACGGCATCATCGCCGGGGTCGAGATGCGCCACGAGGCGTCCCTTTCGCCCATTGCCCTGCTGCGCCGCTGGAACGTGGACATGACCGTGCGCTGCGGCGCGCTCGACTACACCCTGAAGGGTGAGGGCACCACCTACGGGCGCGGCCTGTCCCTGGCCGACGCGCGCGCCTCGTACGCCATGGAGATGGTGGAACGTGCCTCGTCCTACGTTTCCGTGGGTGAGGTCGACGGAATTGGGGGCCAGTTCCATGTGCTCGACCGGGCCACGCCGCAGCCGCTGTTGCGCGCCCGTCTGTCCGAATTGCTGGCCGATGGCCGCGAGGTGCTGTCCCCCCACGCCATCCCGCTGGAAGCCCCCTACCAGGACCAGCCCCTGTACTGGCTTGCCGGGCACACCCCCGACGATGCCGGCGGCTCGCGCCCCGTGCTGGTGCCCGCGCAGATGGCCTATCTGTTCTGCAACCTCGACGAAATCGCCCTGTTCTCGGCGTCCGGCTCCACGGGCCTTGCCACCGGCAACATCATGGCCGAGGCCAAGGTGGCGGCGCTCACCGAAATCCTCGAGCGCGACGCCGAAGCCACCGTGCCCTACGACCGCTCGCAGTGCTTCCGCCTGGTCACCGACGATGCGCGTCTGCAATCCCTGCTGGACGACTACGCCGGGCGCGGCATCCACATCCAGTTCCAGGACCTGACCACCGAGTTCGGCGTGCCCTGCTACAAGTGCTTCGTGGTGGGACCACGCGGCCAGGTGGCGCGCGGCACCGGTGCGGGCCTTTCCGGTCGGCGCGCCGTGCTTTCCGCCATGACCGAAACGCCCTTCGCCTACCCCAACGGCGGTCCCTCCGGCCCCGGCGTGCGCGGCCTGCCGGAACGCAAGCTGGAAGACCTGCCCGACCTGGCCCTGGAATCGCCCCAGCGCAACCTGGCGCTGCTGGAAACCCTGTTCGCCGTCAACCGCATGGCGCCCGTGTACGTGGAACTCACCCACGCCGACCTGGAATTCCCCGTGGTCAAGGCGCTGGTGCCCGGGCTGGAATCCACCGCCGACTTCGATGCCTGGTCGCGCATGAGTCGCCGGTTGTTCCGCAATTATCTGAGGCTGCGGGGGTAA
- the hisA gene encoding 1-(5-phosphoribosyl)-5-[(5-phosphoribosylamino)methylideneamino]imidazole-4-carboxamide isomerase: MILFPAVDIKDGRCVRLRQGRADAETVFSDDPAAMARHWQDQGAKWLHVIDLDGAFSGMPANFELIRRICADLSVPVQLGGGIRDEATAKAYLDAGVERLIIGTVALEEPDLYARLCATFPGRIGVSLDAEGGRLKTKGWVADSGLTVDDVLPRLLAAGTAFVIYTDIDRDGMQTGVNLAALERLAGMCPVPVIAAGGVATLEDVRALYPLTLTSSVEGAITGRAIYTGTLDLHAAMEWIAAQ, translated from the coding sequence GTGATCCTGTTCCCCGCCGTGGACATCAAGGACGGTCGCTGCGTGCGGCTGCGGCAGGGCCGCGCCGACGCGGAAACCGTGTTTTCCGACGACCCCGCCGCCATGGCCCGCCACTGGCAGGACCAGGGCGCCAAGTGGCTGCACGTCATCGACCTGGACGGGGCCTTCAGCGGCATGCCCGCCAACTTCGAGCTGATCCGCCGCATCTGCGCCGACCTTTCCGTGCCGGTGCAGCTTGGCGGCGGCATCCGCGACGAGGCCACGGCGAAAGCCTACCTCGACGCCGGGGTGGAACGGCTGATCATCGGCACCGTGGCCCTGGAGGAACCGGACCTGTACGCCCGCCTGTGCGCCACCTTTCCGGGGCGCATCGGGGTTTCGCTGGATGCCGAGGGCGGCAGGCTGAAGACCAAGGGCTGGGTGGCCGATTCCGGCCTGACCGTCGACGACGTCCTGCCCCGCCTGCTGGCTGCGGGCACCGCCTTCGTCATCTACACCGACATCGACCGCGACGGCATGCAGACAGGGGTGAACCTGGCCGCGCTGGAACGGCTGGCGGGCATGTGCCCGGTGCCGGTCATCGCGGCGGGCGGCGTGGCCACGCTGGAAGACGTGCGGGCGTTGTACCCGCTGACGCTGACCTCAAGCGTGGAAGGGGCCATCACGGGCCGGGCCATTTACACCGGCACCCTCGACCTGCACGCGGCCATGGAGTGGATTGCGGCGCAGTGA
- a CDS encoding imidazoleglycerol-phosphate dehydratase: MSQRSAAVFRETKETSIRLDLVVDGQGLVNVHTGFGMADHVITLAAFWAGFDLTLSCTGDLEIDAHHTVEDVGLCLGQALAEALGERSGIARVGFARVPMDEALADVCIDISGRPWLEWRGDDLLPPVIAGQERDLWREFLKAFASAARMNLHVSFLYGRNGHHLLESAAKGLGLALRQAVRRDRETLLSTKGSLD; this comes from the coding sequence ATGAGCCAGCGCAGCGCCGCCGTGTTCCGCGAAACCAAGGAAACCTCCATCCGCCTCGACCTCGTGGTGGACGGACAGGGCCTGGTCAACGTGCACACCGGGTTCGGCATGGCGGACCACGTCATCACCCTGGCCGCGTTCTGGGCCGGGTTCGACCTTACCCTGTCCTGCACCGGCGACCTCGAGATCGACGCCCACCACACCGTAGAGGACGTGGGCCTGTGCCTGGGGCAGGCCCTGGCCGAAGCCCTGGGCGAACGGTCGGGCATCGCCCGCGTGGGTTTTGCCCGCGTGCCCATGGACGAGGCCCTGGCCGACGTATGCATCGACATTTCCGGTCGCCCGTGGCTTGAATGGCGCGGGGACGACCTTCTGCCGCCCGTCATCGCCGGGCAGGAACGCGACCTGTGGCGCGAATTCCTGAAGGCGTTCGCCTCGGCCGCCCGCATGAACCTGCACGTCTCGTTCCTGTACGGCAGGAACGGTCACCACCTGCTGGAATCCGCCGCCAAGGGGCTGGGACTTGCCCTGCGGCAGGCGGTGCGCCGTGACCGCGAGACGCTGCTCAGCACCAAAGGGAGCCTAGACTGA
- the tatC gene encoding twin-arginine translocase subunit TatC has translation MSRDDKDAAKAEPVSEGDREKRAAPDKQDKPDSPAKQDAAEPEAHAPNAYDPDAAERNSWELDAIDACEQKPAWQSDPDAGLAYASCGTIGETTADAPAPSDAPASDAPASGTSDAAPADSVSAEVESGESRSVESVIAAAVLPDYEPDGSDTPPAASQDAGQEASQDGSDTPPPDAPLPPDDAAAAASPETAVVSAPPRDLSEAVDRASKEGEAAAEGGRSMTLLDHLSELRVRLVRSLIALTVGFFACYGFAEELFNYLMIPLTRALPSGAKLIYTALPEAFFVYMQVALVAGAFLASPYLFYQIWAFIAPGLYDDEKRHVIPIAGASALFFVAGAAFCYFQVFPYAFEFFVGFATDTIAPMPKLDEYLGFTLKMLLAFGLIFEMPLFAFFLARLGLVTAQWMRKTRKYAILAIFIVAAILTPPDVFSQLMMAAPMLVLYEISIIVAAVFGKKKPGADSEDGEDAEEKDGEAAKPGPDTIVQGD, from the coding sequence ATGAGCCGGGACGACAAGGACGCCGCCAAGGCGGAGCCCGTGTCCGAAGGTGACCGCGAGAAACGTGCGGCGCCGGACAAGCAGGACAAGCCGGACAGCCCGGCCAAGCAGGACGCAGCCGAACCGGAAGCGCACGCCCCCAACGCGTACGATCCGGACGCAGCTGAACGCAACTCCTGGGAACTGGACGCCATTGACGCCTGTGAGCAGAAGCCCGCATGGCAGTCAGACCCCGATGCCGGGCTGGCGTACGCCTCGTGCGGCACCATCGGGGAAACTACAGCGGATGCTCCGGCACCTTCCGACGCGCCCGCCAGTGATGCGCCCGCCAGCGGTACTTCCGACGCCGCCCCGGCGGATTCCGTTTCGGCGGAAGTCGAATCGGGCGAGTCCCGCTCCGTCGAGAGCGTGATCGCCGCCGCCGTGCTGCCCGACTATGAGCCGGACGGCTCCGACACGCCCCCCGCCGCCAGTCAGGATGCCGGGCAGGAAGCCAGTCAGGACGGCTCCGACACCCCGCCCCCGGATGCCCCCCTGCCCCCGGACGACGCTGCCGCAGCCGCCTCCCCGGAGACCGCCGTGGTTTCCGCCCCCCCGCGCGACCTCAGCGAGGCCGTGGACCGCGCCAGCAAGGAAGGCGAAGCCGCCGCCGAGGGTGGCCGCTCCATGACCCTGCTGGACCATCTTTCCGAACTGCGCGTGCGTCTGGTGCGCAGCCTCATCGCGCTGACCGTGGGCTTTTTCGCCTGTTACGGTTTTGCCGAAGAGCTGTTCAACTACCTGATGATCCCCCTGACCCGGGCGCTGCCGTCCGGGGCCAAGCTGATCTACACCGCCCTGCCGGAGGCGTTCTTCGTCTACATGCAGGTGGCGCTGGTGGCCGGGGCCTTTCTGGCCAGCCCGTACCTGTTCTACCAGATATGGGCGTTCATAGCGCCCGGCCTGTACGACGACGAAAAACGCCACGTCATCCCCATTGCCGGGGCATCCGCGCTGTTCTTCGTGGCAGGCGCGGCGTTCTGTTATTTCCAGGTGTTCCCGTACGCCTTCGAGTTCTTCGTGGGCTTCGCCACCGACACCATCGCGCCCATGCCCAAGCTGGACGAGTACCTGGGCTTCACGCTCAAGATGCTGCTGGCCTTCGGCCTCATCTTCGAGATGCCGCTCTTCGCGTTCTTCCTGGCGCGGCTTGGCCTCGTCACCGCGCAGTGGATGCGCAAGACCCGCAAGTACGCCATCCTCGCCATCTTCATCGTGGCCGCCATCCTTACCCCGCCGGATGTTTTCTCGCAGTTGATGATGGCGGCGCCCATGCTTGTGCTGTATGAAATAAGCATCATCGTTGCCGCCGTGTTCGGCAAGAAGAAGCCCGGCGCGGACAGCGAAGACGGCGAAGACGCGGAAGAAAAGGACGGCGAGGCAGCAAAGCCGGGCCCCGATACCATCGTACAGGGCGACTAG
- the tatB gene encoding Sec-independent protein translocase protein TatB — protein MFGIGSTELLVIMVVALIVLGPKNLPNIARTLGKAMGEFRRVSTDFQRTLNTEIDLEDHERRKKEAEKEFFDDKAKAEAPKAEQPKAESAKPASEANGKSA, from the coding sequence ATGTTCGGCATCGGCAGTACGGAACTTCTGGTCATCATGGTCGTGGCCCTCATTGTCCTTGGTCCCAAGAACCTGCCCAACATCGCACGCACGCTGGGCAAGGCCATGGGTGAATTCCGCCGGGTTTCCACCGACTTCCAGCGCACGTTGAACACCGAGATCGATCTCGAGGATCACGAGCGCCGCAAGAAGGAAGCCGAAAAGGAATTCTTCGACGACAAGGCCAAGGCCGAAGCCCCCAAGGCCGAGCAACCCAAGGCCGAGTCCGCCAAGCCCGCCTCCGAAGCCAACGGTAAGAGCGCATGA
- the guaA gene encoding glutamine-hydrolyzing GMP synthase — protein sequence MEAQTKVIIIDYGSQVTQLIARRVREAGVYSEIHPCIVTADQVRAMKPAAVILSGGPASVGEADAPTLEKGLLELGVPVLAICYGMQLLGHNLGGQLATSETREYGPSDLTLLGDCPLWDGIDKSAPTRVWMSHGDKVKTPPPGFAVVGRTATLDVAAMADDARRIYAVQFHPEVHHTEEGTRIINNFLFHVAKLKADWTMSSFVERAIKEMAETVGDRHVVCALSGGIDSTVVAVLLHKAIGKRLHCIFVDNGVLRLNEGQEVVDYLREHFDLNLKYVQAQRRFLDKLEGVEDPEQKRKIIGYTFIEVFDEEAKALGHVDFLAQGTLYPDVIESVSHKGPSAVIKSHHNVGGLPEKMNLKLIEPLRELFKDEVRKVAGELGLPDFIIWRHPFPGPGLAIRVIGEITEERLDILRKADKIVQAELMSSGWYRKVWQGFAVLLPLKTVGVMGDGRTYEHVIALRIVDSVDAMTADWARLPSELLERISSRIINEVKGVNRVVYDISSKPPSTIEWE from the coding sequence ATGGAAGCACAGACCAAGGTCATCATCATCGACTACGGTTCGCAGGTGACGCAGCTCATCGCCCGTCGCGTGCGCGAGGCTGGCGTCTACTCCGAAATCCACCCCTGCATCGTCACGGCGGATCAGGTGCGCGCCATGAAGCCCGCCGCCGTCATCCTGTCCGGCGGCCCGGCCAGCGTGGGCGAGGCCGACGCCCCCACCCTGGAAAAGGGCCTGCTGGAGCTTGGCGTGCCGGTTCTGGCCATCTGCTACGGCATGCAGCTTCTGGGTCACAACCTGGGCGGCCAGCTGGCCACCTCGGAAACCCGCGAATACGGCCCGTCGGACCTTACCCTGCTGGGCGACTGCCCGCTGTGGGACGGCATCGACAAGTCCGCCCCCACCCGCGTGTGGATGAGCCACGGCGACAAGGTCAAGACGCCCCCGCCCGGCTTTGCCGTGGTGGGCCGCACCGCCACCCTGGACGTGGCGGCCATGGCCGACGACGCCCGCCGCATCTATGCCGTGCAGTTCCACCCCGAAGTGCACCACACCGAGGAAGGCACCCGCATCATCAACAACTTCCTGTTCCACGTGGCCAAGCTGAAGGCCGACTGGACCATGTCGTCGTTCGTTGAGCGCGCCATCAAGGAAATGGCTGAAACCGTGGGTGACCGCCACGTGGTGTGCGCGCTTTCGGGCGGCATCGACTCCACCGTGGTGGCAGTGCTGCTGCACAAGGCCATCGGCAAGCGCCTGCACTGCATCTTCGTGGACAACGGCGTGCTGCGCCTGAACGAGGGCCAGGAAGTGGTGGACTACCTGCGCGAGCACTTCGACCTGAACCTGAAGTACGTGCAGGCCCAGCGCCGCTTCCTCGACAAGCTGGAGGGCGTGGAAGACCCCGAGCAGAAGCGCAAGATCATCGGCTACACCTTCATCGAAGTGTTCGACGAGGAAGCGAAAGCCCTTGGGCACGTGGACTTCCTGGCGCAGGGCACCCTGTACCCCGACGTCATCGAATCGGTGTCGCACAAGGGGCCTTCCGCCGTCATCAAGAGCCACCACAACGTGGGCGGCCTGCCGGAAAAGATGAACCTGAAGCTCATCGAGCCGCTGCGCGAACTGTTCAAGGACGAAGTGCGCAAGGTGGCGGGCGAACTGGGCCTGCCGGACTTCATCATCTGGCGCCACCCCTTCCCTGGTCCGGGCCTGGCCATCCGCGTCATCGGCGAAATCACCGAGGAACGCCTGGACATCCTGCGCAAGGCCGACAAGATCGTGCAGGCCGAGCTGATGTCCTCCGGCTGGTACCGCAAGGTCTGGCAGGGCTTTGCCGTGCTGCTGCCGCTGAAGACCGTGGGCGTCATGGGCGATGGCCGCACCTACGAGCACGTCATCGCCCTGCGCATCGTGGACAGCGTGGACGCCATGACGGCGGACTGGGCGCGCTTGCCTTCCGAACTGCTTGAGCGTATTTCGAGCCGGATAATCAACGAGGTGAAGGGCGTGAACCGCGTGGTCTACGACATCTCCTCGAAGCCGCCGAGCACCATCGAATGGGAATAG